The proteins below are encoded in one region of Garra rufa chromosome 12, GarRuf1.0, whole genome shotgun sequence:
- the cfap100 gene encoding cilia- and flagella-associated protein 100, with protein MSSPESSAQKSSDEVNPFKIPEHNDLFQMRNKEKSQRMLDHQSKLALPVHEKMTFAGRTRAGQTRLRKELKEENTITHTHEQLKITPAWRVSMKDPNIDKGGMNEYITKKRELFLLEYSLAVKKGEIQLLEQMAEEEEAKLTKAEKFLEDDAILFEEFLKENDKNSVEAIKIAEQETKAKLEKVAEIKKITSKMVAIKSDISKYDDILKEYKKYKEFLLMLSPPEWQEKQRSKSRHSTDSTNAERDEKQTEKIKKNKDRKTAEGSKRGERQVARGFLSSRETRASSQQSVKSSHQSSKISTPGNDSSDYEEDPEMFFKEPQDLLNLMTDLEEQNLSLIQNTRETEEALEEFRQNAELTRKNMESESKQLKEQIDIMTDTIQREKERSADLEMKAKLFSFGQYKPEDQDKTLDTLSHKVEEVYHSCVGETEANLTTLQMLTAIEEKLGELLENADMIPKDQMNIAERAKEKERRMRLRDEKIYLQMKQQEERQKKALERSQTEIKKTSVKKLMPRSQPPVRKRQINKNTEATDREKEEFLYFLS; from the exons ATGTCCTCACCTGAATCATCAGCACAAA AAAGCAGTGATGAAGTGAACCCTTTCAAAATCCCTGAACACAACGATCTTTTCCAGATGAGGAACaaagaaaaatctcagaggatgctG GACCACCAAAGCAAATTGGCTTTACCCGTCCATGAGAAGATGACATTTGCAGGCAGAACAAGGGCAGGACAAACCAGACTGAGGAAGGAACTGAAAGAGGAGAATACCATCACACATACTCATGAACAGCTCAAAATTACGCCCGCATGGAGGGTATCTATGAAAG ACCCTAACATTGATAAAGGAGGCATGAATGAATATATCACAAAGAAACGTGAGCTCTTCTTACTGGAG TATTCTCTGGCAGTAAAGAAAGGAGAGATTCAGCTACTAGAGCAAATGGCTGAAGAAGAAGAGGCGAAATTGACAAAAGCTGAGAAGTTCTTGGAAGATGACGCCATCTTATTTGAAGAATTCCTGAAAGAAAATGACAAGAATTCAGTGGAGGCTATCAAAAT TGCTGAGCAGGAGACCAAGGCGAAGCTGGAGAAAGTAGCTGAGATCAAGAAGATAACTTCCAAAATGGTGGCAATCAAGAG TGACATTTCTAAGTATGACGACATCCTGAAGGAGTATAAAAAGTATAAAGAGTTTCTACTGATGCTGTCGCCCCCAGAATGGCAGGAGAAACAGAGGTCCAAGAGCAGGCACTCTACTGACTCCACAAATGCTGAGAGGGatgaaaaacagacagaaaaaatcaAAAAGAACAAAGACAGAAAGACAGCAGAAGGCAGCAAGC GTGGAGAAAGACAAGTGGCTCGTGGTTTTTTATCCTCTAGGGAGACCAGGGCTTCATCTCAACAAAGTGTGAAGTCCAGTCATCAGAGCAGCAAAAT atcTACCCCCGGGAATGACAGCTCGGATTATGAG GAGGACCCAGAGATGTTCTTCAAAGAACCTCAGGATCTATTGAATCTAATGACTGACCTGGAAGAGCAGAACCTTTCCCTCATCCAAAACACTAGAGAGACAGAAGAAGCTTTGGAGGAGTTCAGACAGAATGCTGAACTGACTCGCAAAAACAT GGAGTCTGAGTCAAAGCAGCTAAAAGAGCAGATTGATATAATGACAGACACCATtcagagggagaaagagagatcAGCAGATCTGGAAATGAAAGCCAAACTGTTCAGCTTTGGACAGTACAAACCAGAGGACCAG GACAAGACTCTTGACACACTGAGCCATAAGGTGGAGGAGGTGTACCACTCCTGTGTGGGAGAAACCGAGGCGAACCTGACCACTTTGCAGATGCTGACAGCCATTGAGGAAAAATTGGGGGAGCTTCTGGAAAATGCAGATATGATTCCAAAAGACCAAATGAATATAGCTGAACGTgcaaaagagaaagagaggagaatgAG GCTGCGTGATGAGAAGATATATTTGCAGATGAAACAACAAGAGGAAAGACAGAAAAAAGCACTGGAAAG